GATAGGTAAGCGCCTCGGCTGCATTCAAGCCGTCACGCCGGGGCGGACAATCGAGCGGGAACAGCCGGTAGACCTGTTCGCTTTCGATGCGAAAGGATTCGCGGCTGGTTGCCAGGATATGGAGTTCGCCAGCCTCCCTGACAATGCTTTCTGTGAGCGGCGCCAGTGTGTCCAGCACATGCTCGCAACTATCGAAGATCAGCAGCATCCGCTTGTTGCGCAGGAAGGTGATCAGCCCTGGCATAGGGTTGTCAGAGCTGACGGTCAGGCCCAGACCCGATGCGATCGCGCTTGGTACAAGCTGGATGTCCCGGAGCGCGCTGAAATCGATGAAGAAGACCTGGCCGCCGAACGCCGCAAGCTGGCGGTGCGCCACGGCGACGGCAACCGACGTCTTCCCGATGCCGCCGGGCCCCACGATTGCGACGAGGCGATGAAGTTGAAGCTCGGCCGAAATCCTGTCGATCGATTCCGTCCGACCGATCATCTTGGAAAGCTGGGCGGGCAGGGAATGGCCGGTGGTGTGTCCGTTGACGGATGGCGCGGTACGCGATACGGCGGTCGCCGCGATCGGCGCGGCGAAACAATAGCCGCGTCCTGGAACGTTCACGACATAGCGCGCGTCGGACTCTCCATTGCGGAGCGCCTTGCGCAGCGCGGTGACATGGAATCGGAGACTGCCTTCATCCACGTTCACGCCGGCCCAGACTCGTTCGACCAACTCTCTCTTGTTGACGATCTCGCCGGCTCGCTCGGCGAGGAAGATGAGGATATCGAGCGCACGGCCGCCGATGTGGACGGGGGCGCCATCCTTTTCCAGCAGCCTTGCCTTCGGGAGCAGCTTGAACGGGCCGAAGGATATGGCGGCGTCCTCAGTATTTTCGCGGGGCACGCGCGCTTGCTTCTTGTTAGAGGATGGTTCCGGACCGCTTTTTTACTAGCCCGGGGCGAACCGGCGGTAAACAAGGTGTGATCGTATAATCGCTTGTCTTACCTCTCTTTTATGTCACGAGGCGCAACGCATAGTCGGCCTGCGAATGTCGTTTCAGCCACTTCTCGCGGCCTGACCCTTCAGCGAAAGCGGCGAGCACGCCCCGAGGTTTATCGCGGGATCGACAACACGCTTTTTTGCAGGATCATCGTCAGGCGCCCCGCGGAGGCTTGCGATGTGAAATCGCAGGCTGCCCCCCTCGACGGTGACATTGGGCCAGACCTGTGTGCGCAGATCGTCCTTGCCGACGACTTCGTTGGGGCATGACACCAGGACGACCAAAATATCGAAGGCCCGCTCGCTCAATTCGGCGGCAGCTCCGTCCTTGGTCAGCCGTCTCTCGTTCGCGACGAGGCTGAAAGGACCGAACGAGATGACCTCGTTGGTTTGCGCTGCCGGCGTCTTCATTGGCGTCGTCTCTTGTAGCGCACTGTCTGCGCGACATTTTATGCCAATCGCGAGGCCCGCACCATAGCGAAGCCGTCGCGGCCGCGACCCTTCGACCTGCCCGACGACTGGAATACCATGGCTCCTCTCAAGAGATGACGGGCAATGCAATTGAGCCCTTGGCCATCGACTCCGTGCGGACGAGACCGCTCGCACGAGCACCTACGACATCGTGAACGGAAGAAACCTGGTTGCGGAGGGGTTATGCAGGTCGTGTGCTGAGCAACGGAATTTGTGGCTTCAATGCAAAACGAATTGACGATGTCGACGTCGGTGCGGCGATCTTCATTCCTGCTGGAGGGACCAGCTGTCGATTATCTCGCGCCGGTCGCTGCCCTGATTTATCCGGTTACGCTGTGGTGCTTTCACTGGTCGGTGAACGCATTCGAGACCGGCGGAAGATCGCCGATCGCGATCGTCGCGGCGGCCGCTTCATTTGCCTCGTTGTTTCTCCTGCCGGGTCTGATCCTGCTTGCGGCCCTGCATCTCGCCAGCATCGACAAGCCAAATGCACGACAGCTTCGCGCTCGGCGCGTTGCATTCATCTCGGTTGCCGCGCCGACCATTCTTGTCTTTCTCGGTGTCCTGCTCTTCATGGCCCACAATCCAATTCCGGACAGCGTGGCGTGGGTGGCCATCTGGATGGGAGCCATCGCCTTTGTTGGCCTCGGCGGCCTATCCGGGGGAGAGCCCCATGAGACAGCTCCCTCGCAGCGAGTCTCAACCGTTCGGGTCGTGCATGGGATCTCCGCTTCGGTGATCATTCTCTTGTTTCCTGCCCTGCATCTCAGCAACCACCTGATGGGCCTGTTCGGCGCGGAAGCTCACGCTGCCTTCATGAAGGTGGCGCGCAACCTCTACCGGGCAAAACTCGTTGAGCCGTTGCTGGTGGGCCTGCTGCTGTTCCAGGCGGCGTCGGGCCTCTGGCTGAGCCGGAAATACGTGGCAGGGCGAATGGACCTGTTTCGTGCCTTCCAGCTCGCCTCAGGAACGTATCTCGCATTCTACGTGGTCGGCCACATGGATTCCGTTTTCATTCTTGCCCGAACCTATCTTGGAATAGACACGAACTGGGCGTTTGCCACGGGTGCGCCTGCAGGGCTTATCCGGGACCCTCGCAACATTCGTCTCGTCCCGCACTACTGGCTTGGGGTATTTTTTGTTCTGTCTCATTTGTCGTCCGGGCTGAGGCTCGTGCTCCTCGCCCATGGGTGGCGCAAGGCGATCGCTGATCGAGTCATGATCGGCGGTTCGTTGGTCGGTGGCCTCGTGGCGACGCTTATCCTGCTCGGAATGTGCGGAATGCGTATCCAGTTTGCGTGACCGGCCCCGGATCGAATTGCTATGATGAGGATGGCGCCGATATCGTCCGTGCTTTCCGTGGTACTCGCATCAGTTGTGCTGGTTGCCCCTTGCCCAAGGAAAGGATTCCGCCATGCGACGCCCGACGCGTTATCTCAGAAAGCAGGTCGACGGGTTATCGATCTTCTATCGCGAGGCAGGCCCGGAAGATGCGCCGACGCTGTTGTTGCTGCACGGATTTCCTTCCTCATCGCGGATGTTCGAGCCGCTTTTTGCCCGACTTTCCGGGCGCTACCATCTTGTGGCGCCGGACTATCCCGGTTTCGGCCACAGCGACTGGCCCAAGCCGAAAGAGTTCGCCTACACGTTCGATCATCTCGCCGACGTCATGAATCATTTCACTGAAGCGCTCGGCCTTTCGCGCTACACGCTCTACATGCAGGACTACGGCGGCCCGGTCGGCTTTCGCATGGCGCTCGCCCATCCGGAGCGGGTCGAGGCCCTCATCGTCCAGAATGCCGTCGCGCATAACGGGGGTCTGGGTGAGCTTTGGAAGCCGCGGCGCGCCTTTTGGGTCGACCGGGCGGCCCACGAGGGTGCGCTTCGCTCGAATTTTCTGTCGCTTGCCGCGACGAAAACGCGGCACGTCGGCAGCGACCCGAATGTCGAACGCTATGATCCGGATTTGTGGACCGACGAATTTGCGTTCCTCAGCCAGCCGGGGCAGGCTGACATTCAGACCGACCTGTTCTACGATTATCGGACCAACGTGGAAACCTACCCCAGGTGGCAGGGCTGGATGCGCGCACATCAGCCGCGTCTCCTTGTGGTCTGGGGCAAATACGACCCTTCGTTCGACATCTCGGAACCGGAGGCTTATCGCCGCGACGTGCCGACCGCCCAGGTTCACGTGCTTGATGCCGGTCATTTTGCGCTGGACACGGCCGCCGACGAGATTGCGGCACTGGTTTGCAGCTTCGTCAATGCTCCACATTGACCGAGCTCAGCTCACAGGGCCGGTAACGACCGCCGCTCGCAACGGCTAACGACCTCTAACAACACATAACGGGCTATTTCCCGGCCTTTGCGCGAATGTCGTCTCCAGCAGCGGCCAGACCCAAGCGGGGTCGGGACGCTCAATCGAGTCAGGGAGATACAGCTATGCGTTCGCAATCAAGCTCCGACGTCGTCGATCGGAACCGGCGCCAGCTCTTGAGCACGGCCGCAATGGGCATCGCCGCGGCCGGCGCCGCCAGCCTGTTTCCCCTGGGTTCGGCGCCGGCGGCCACCGGCGACGCCATTCGCCCGTTCCGTATCAATGTACCGGCGGACGATCTCGTCGACCTGCGCCGCCGCCTCGCGGCGACGCGGTTGCCGGAGAAGGAGACTGTCGCCGATCAGTCCCAAGGGGTGCAACTGGCGACCATCCGAGAACTCGTACGCTATTGGCAGACGGAGCATGATTGGCGGAAGGTCGAGGCGCAGCTCAACGCCTTGCCGCAGTTCGTCACCGAGATCGACGGGCTCGACATTCATTTCATTCACGTTCGTTCGAAACACGACAACGCGCTGCCGCTCATCGTCACGCACGTTTGGCCCGGCTCGATCATCGAGCAGCTCAAGATCGTCGCTCCGCTGACCGATCCCACGGCGTACGGCGCGAGCGCGTCGGACGCGTTCCATCTGGTGATCCCGTCGCTGCCGGGTTACGGCTTTTCGGGCAAGCCGACCGCGACCGGCTGGGATCCCATTCGCGTCGCGCGTGCCTGGATCGTGCTGATGCGGCGCCTCGGATACACGCGATTTGTCGCGCAAGGCGGCGACTGGGGGAATGCGGTCACGGAGCAGATGGCCCTGCTGGCGCCACCGGAATTGATCGGCATCCACACCAACATGCCCGCCACTGTTCCGGATGACGTGGAAAGCGCGCTCCATGGCGGCCCGCCGGTGTCCGGCCTCTCGAGCGACGAGAAGCACGCCTACGACCAACTCGACTTCTTCTACAAGCACGGCCTGGGCTACGCCCAGGAGATGGCGAACCGGCCGCAGACGTTATACGGTCTCGTGGATTCACCCGTTGGCCTCGCCGCCTGGATGCTCGACCACGACGCGCGCAGTTACGCACTCATCGCACGCGTCTTCGACGGCCAGTCCGAAGGCCTCACGCGAGACGACATCCTCGACAACATCACGCTCTACTGGCTGACCAACACGGCGGTTTCTTCGGCTCGCTTGTATTGGGAAAGCAAGCTGGCCTTCTTCAAGCCCAAGAACGTCACGATCCCGGTCGCCGTCAGCGCCTTTCCTGACGAGCTCTATCAGGCGCCGCGAAGCTGGACTGAGCGCGCCTATCCCAAACTCATCCATTACAACAAGCTCGACAAGGGCGGTCACTTCGCGGCCTGGGAGCAGCCGCAGCTCTTTTCACAGGAGGTTCGTGCGGGCTTCCGGCCGCTCCGCAAATCGACGTGAAGGCTGCATCGCGCCGGCGATGTCGAGACGAATTCCCGCGTGGCCGTCACGTCGCGCGGGGCCAACCGCAACAGAGGAGAGGCACTATGGCCTTTACCATCAAAGTCAATGGAAACGCCCACAGCGTCGATGTCGATGGCGATACGCCGCTGCTCTGGGTGCTGCGCGACGTGCTGGGCATGACAGGCACGAAATTCGGCTGCGGCGTGGCGCTATGCGGTGCCTGCACCGTGCATATCGATGGTGTCGCGACGCGCTCCTGCGTTACCCCGATCGACAGCGTCGGCGAGTCTCAGGTCATGACGATCGAGGCGATCGGTACGACGCCCGCCGGCGCAAAGATCCAGAAGGCCTGGCTCGACCATGAGGTCGTTCAGTGCGGCTACTGCCAATCGGGACAAATCATGTCGGCTTCGGCGCTGCTGGCAAGCAATTCTCAGCC
This genomic interval from Bradyrhizobium sp. NP1 contains the following:
- a CDS encoding alpha/beta hydrolase, translating into MRRPTRYLRKQVDGLSIFYREAGPEDAPTLLLLHGFPSSSRMFEPLFARLSGRYHLVAPDYPGFGHSDWPKPKEFAYTFDHLADVMNHFTEALGLSRYTLYMQDYGGPVGFRMALAHPERVEALIVQNAVAHNGGLGELWKPRRAFWVDRAAHEGALRSNFLSLAATKTRHVGSDPNVERYDPDLWTDEFAFLSQPGQADIQTDLFYDYRTNVETYPRWQGWMRAHQPRLLVVWGKYDPSFDISEPEAYRRDVPTAQVHVLDAGHFALDTAADEIAALVCSFVNAPH
- a CDS encoding (2Fe-2S)-binding protein; this encodes MAFTIKVNGNAHSVDVDGDTPLLWVLRDVLGMTGTKFGCGVALCGACTVHIDGVATRSCVTPIDSVGESQVMTIEAIGTTPAGAKIQKAWLDHEVVQCGYCQSGQIMSASALLASNSQPTDSDIDDAMSGNICRCGTYMRIREAIKIAAAESSKKGG
- a CDS encoding winged helix-turn-helix domain-containing protein, translating into MKTPAAQTNEVISFGPFSLVANERRLTKDGAAAELSERAFDILVVLVSCPNEVVGKDDLRTQVWPNVTVEGGSLRFHIASLRGAPDDDPAKKRVVDPAINLGACSPLSLKGQAARSG
- a CDS encoding epoxide hydrolase family protein, with the translated sequence MRSQSSSDVVDRNRRQLLSTAAMGIAAAGAASLFPLGSAPAATGDAIRPFRINVPADDLVDLRRRLAATRLPEKETVADQSQGVQLATIRELVRYWQTEHDWRKVEAQLNALPQFVTEIDGLDIHFIHVRSKHDNALPLIVTHVWPGSIIEQLKIVAPLTDPTAYGASASDAFHLVIPSLPGYGFSGKPTATGWDPIRVARAWIVLMRRLGYTRFVAQGGDWGNAVTEQMALLAPPELIGIHTNMPATVPDDVESALHGGPPVSGLSSDEKHAYDQLDFFYKHGLGYAQEMANRPQTLYGLVDSPVGLAAWMLDHDARSYALIARVFDGQSEGLTRDDILDNITLYWLTNTAVSSARLYWESKLAFFKPKNVTIPVAVSAFPDELYQAPRSWTERAYPKLIHYNKLDKGGHFAAWEQPQLFSQEVRAGFRPLRKST